The Limosilactobacillus panis DNA segment CGACTGGATTATTGAAATTGGCCCAGGTTCCGGCGATGAGGGTGGCCAAGTGATTGCCCAGGGGACACCAAAAGAAGTCACCGCAAACCCGCATTCAAAGATTGGCCCTTACCTAAACGGAACAGCTAAGCTAATGGCCCGGAGACCCGATGACCAACCAGCACAAAAGCAAATTGATTTTGAAGTTGCCAACTATTACAACCTAAAAGATGTTCACGTCAGCCTGCCAATCAACCGCTTAAGTGCGATTACTGGTTTCTCCGGGGCAGGAAAGACAAGTCTGATTCTAGATAGCCTGGTTCCCGCAATCAAAGCTCAGGCTACTGGGGGTAAGCTTCCCCAACAGGTCCGCAAACTGAAATCACCACTAAAAGAGGTCGTCAGTGTTGACGCCGCTCCAATTGGTAAGACACAACGGTCAACCGTTGCCACCTACACCAGTATTATGGACAACTTACGAAAGCTTTTTGCCGCCCAGCCACTGGCAAAGGAAAAGCACTTTACCCCCAGTTACTTTTCATATAACAATAAGCAGGGGGCTTGCCCCAATTGTGGTGGTGCGGGGATTGTTACCCTTGACATTCAATTTCTCCCCGATATGCAACAAGTCTGCCCTGTCTGCAACGGTGATCGCTATAATAAAGCGGTTCAAGCAGTTAAATGGCACAATTATTCTATCGTGGACCTTCTAAAGTTAGATGTCCGTCAAGCCCTACCTGTTTTCAAGGACGTTCCAAAGATTGAGCGGGAGTTAAAGTTGCTCCAAGAGGTTGGCTTAGACTACCTCCACCTGGGTGAAAGTACTCCCAGTTTGTCTGGTGGTGAAGCCCAGCGATTAAAACTGGTTAAACATCTAAATCACAACCAGGCAACGACCCTTTTCGTCTTTGATGAACCCACCATTGGGCTCCATCCCCTCGATGTTAAGACGCTGGTGGGCGTTATCCAACAGCTGATTGATCGCGGAGCAACCGTCGTGGCAATCACTCACGACCTTAACCTGGTCGTCAATGCTGATTATGTTCTTGACCTCGGCCCTCGTGGTGGTAAGAACGGTGGAAAAATCGTCGCTGCTGAAGCACCGGAGAAGTTAATTGCTAATCCGCAAAGCCTAACCAGTAAATATCTGGCTGACTACTGGAATCGTTATCAAAACTAGCTTTATGAACATGACTGAGAAAATAAATTTCCCGGCGCCCGTTACCAGTAGCATAGGCAAATCGTTGACATGGTACAGGCCGGCGATTGACCGTAATCAATGGTCTTGCTTCATGTCACTATTTCCCCTAGCTTCCATTTTGAAAATAGATTAGCTACTAACAAAGCGTGTTAATCAAGGCTAAAAGAAATTTAACAATAAGTTAAGCACACTTTTGTCAAACTTGTTTTCTTCATGACACATTATTGAAATTGTAAGAGAGTTAATAATGACTATTCGTAAAACAGATCGACGGACACTGTATACTATCCAGGTTATTAAAAAAGCGTTTCTTAATCTAATCAACAATCATAACTATTCCCAGCTCTCTGTCGCACAAATATGTCGAAAAGCGGGAATTACCCGGTCGACTTTTTACCTTCACTTTAATAATTTGTCTGTGCTCCTAAATAGCGTCCTTGACGACGCGTTAATGATTTCGGATCACCCTAATAGCAATCTTACATTAGCTAGTAATATAACAGTTGATTTTTTGAAGAAAAATGAATCTCTGCTACCTACCTGCCAGCGAATCGCTGACTCACCACAGTACCGCTCGTTACTCATGGATCCCGACCTTAGTGAATACATCATTGGACGAATTGCTAATTATGAAGGTGGACGAATGGTTCCGCAAATTATGAAACGTACTGGTCTTGGTAACAAAGACGCAAAGACCCTGTTTTTATATTTTCTTCATGGTTCATTTGCCATTAATAAGCGTCATCATTTTACTAAGGATGATGAATGGTATCATGAGGTTAAAATGCTTAACCAATTTATTAATGCTGGTTACAAATCCTTTACCCATAATAAATAGTGCGGAAGACTAAAGAAAATTACTTTAATCTTTCGCACTATTGTACTAATTTCAGGGTAATTATTTATTTAATTTTTCGTTCCCCCATTAAGGGCCGCCCGTTTTCGTAAATACCGCCAAACTTGTGGGCGATAACGCCGCAGAGCAAATAAGAGTACTAAATAAATGACAATACACAGAGCGATCCAAATTGGATTTCGCGAAATAAAGGCCGCAAACACGAGGGCGTTAAGTGGCCGTGCCATCAAATTAAAACTAGTTACTAAAACTATTCCAGCAGGGATAGCAGCGCCATAATGAGTAATCGCACCGGTGTAAATATGACCAAGCCAACTAGAACAGTATAGGCCGATACTGAACCAGACAATTCCGTTGGCAATTACTTTTAAAATGTTACCATTAGTAATCGCAACAATTGATTCAATCATGAACGGTAGCGCAATTAAGTCGACAACCGGGAGGGACCTATTACCGGGCAAAATAAAGGCAATGGCGACCATAATTGGAATTAGGATCACTCCGGCGATAATCGTTGCCGGTTCGCCATAACCGACACCGTCATCAACTGCTAAAAACCACCGTTTACGATCATCGACTGGATCAGCACTTCCTTTTTCATCATTTTCCCTTTTGAGCCGTTGTTGATCGATACTTTCAGCTAACGGTTTAAAGGCTTGTGCAAAAACGTCGGTCACAAGGGGGAAAATAGTCATCACGGCAGATAATTGAATGGCAAACCTCAAAATCTGTCCCCAAGCAGTATAGCTAGCAAGACGGGGTAAATTAGCTAAAATACCAATAAGTAAGCCAAGGAGGGCTCCCAATGAAGTTGGCTCCCCTAAAAGCCCCAGCCGCTGTTGCAGGTGTTGCGGTGTTGACTTAATCCGGTTCAATTTTAATATATTCCAAAGCGGATCCAAGATGATTGCAGGAATAGTTTGGACAATATTTTGCGCGGCGCAAACTGTTGCATTATTAATTTTGTAATATGAAGACCAACAATCTGCTTGAACTTCGGCAAGGAGCAAGGTATATAGCAAAATAAAGAATGAAAGGCCGATTGATAACCAGTAGTTATCAGTAACATAGTACGCTAATGTCCCCCAAATCATGAAGCCAAAGTTATTCCATAAGTTGGAAGGCATGAAGACCTTCGTGACCCCTACAGCAAACAGGATAAATTCGGCGATTAAGCCAAAAACAAAGAAGGAAAGGCCCACCGATGAACCAAAACTAGCCAGTGCACCAGCTTGCCAGCCGATATCTACCACTGGTAACTTAATTTCTGAGTTATTAACCATTTGATGAATTATTTTCGTAACAACGGGCGTGAACATTCCAATAATCCAAGAAAATCCGGTTAAACCGACCCCAGCGTAAATACCGGAAAGGAGGGCCCTTTTAAAAGGCAACCTTAAAAGTAGAGCGATAATAAAAATCATTATTGGCACAACGATTGTCGCACCAAAGGCATTAAAAAAATGGTCAACAAATTCTAGCAAGTCCATCACCATCACTTTCCATGAATTGCTTATAATCTAACAAAAACGCTGTAAGGGTTCAATTTATGAACATCAGAGCGCCCTTGCCCTGACTAATATAGGGCCACTGATACGGTAAGGATCAGCTATTGATATAAATATCAACCCTCTTTGCACCCAAAATATCCCAACCGTTAGCTAACTGACATCGGCGGCCCAACTAGGGTATAATATTATCTCAGGAAAAGAGGAATTTACATATGAAAATGCGAAGAATTGATCATATCGTTTTGACAGTTAGTGACCTTGAAGAATCGATGCGCTTTTATCACGAAGTTTTTGATATGCCCGTTATTGATAAGCAAAGCAACGACCACCTAATTACCCTTCGCTGTGGTCACCAACTGATTCGCTTACAAAAGGGTGACCGGCCAACAAACTTAAAAGCAGCCAAACCGGCAATTGGTGCTGCCGATTTTTGCATTGTTGCCGGTGACAAGTTAAACGATATTATTCATCACCTGAAAAGTTACTATATTGATGTAATTGAGGGCCCGGTTGAAAAGCACGGTTCCGAAGGAGCGATGACCTCAATCTATGTTCACGACCCCGATAACAACTTAATTGAAATTGCGGTCTACAAGAACAAATAGCAATAAAGCGGCTTGAACACTGAGTAATCAGTCATCAAGTCGCTTTATTAATATAAAATTACTCCTATTATTAGTAATACGATAAGCAGAATCATGGTTGCAAAGTAGCGATGATCACGGATATTACCGAGGTAATCACGAATGGTTGTTAATGGTAAATACGGCCATGGTGTTGGCGCCCCAGTAAAATTAAAGTGCAGGCCGAGCCGATGGCCATAGCTCTTTGCCCGTAAAACATGAAATGAACTAGTAACAACTACCACTTGTGGCATAGCCGCCCCTGTCCATTTTTTATTAATAATCTTCGCACAATTCCGTAAATTTTGCCATGTGTTAAGGGCAGCTTCTTCGCAGATAATCTGTTTCGATGGAATACCACGCTTCCGTAAATAGGCTGCCATCGCAACAGCTTCGGAAATCTCATCCTGGTGAACCCGTCCACCAGTTACAATTACTTTGGCAGTTGAATTAGAATGCCAAAGTAAATAAGCACGCTCAAGCCGCGCTGCTAGTACTGGTGGGACCCTCCCCTTATTCAATCCGGCCCCTAACACGACTAAAAAATCAAAATTTACTGGTAACCGTTGGTAGTGCCATGACCATGAAATCAGAATGAAAATAACTAAGCCAGCCGTTATGAGCGTGTCGGTACCAAATGATAGTAGCCAAGCCAGGTTGCCTAACCAGCTTAATTCTTGCTGATTAACCAAGAATAAGGCAGGGAGACATACCATGATATTGACGACCATCAAGAAGGTTATCCAGAAGTTGTACCGTAAGATTGTCTGCTGGTTATCAAAGTGACGAACTAACACCAAAAAGATAGTAGTTCCCCAGACAAAGGCGGTCATTAATGCAATCAAAATAACTTCCATATCGTTATTCATAAGTGATCGCCACGCCTACTTATTCTGGTTGCGCCAGCGCCGAAAACGATGGACCAATTCGCTAACGAGCAAGATAATGATGACGGCAATCGATATCGCGTACCCCGTTACACCTAGATGGTAGATATGGGGATGTTGCGTACTGTTTTCTACCAGCAAAGACGACCCTAAAATGACCGCTGCTAAGATAATGACGACCAGGAAGCGGTTAGTAATTCGTTCGACCTGTTTGAGAAGCTTTGACTGTTCTTTATACCGTAACTTAATTTCAATGTCTCCGTTGCTAAAGGCTTCTAGTGCCGTATCAATCTTTTCTGGCAATTTATTTATTGATTGCAAAGTGGCAATACTTTGAAAAATGCTATCGTCCACTAGATTACGCGCATTAAGCTTACGCTTTAAATAAGCAATGCCAAATGGTCGGGCAACTGCCATCATTGAAATATCAGGATCCAATTTAGCTACCGTGGACTCTAACGTCCCAAAAGCTTTAATTAGCAGGGTCACTTCGGGTTTGATTTGTAAATTATTTTTCTGACATAGTTGAATAATCCGGTAAAGCATGTTAGCAAAGTCAATCTGCCCGACACCTTCCGCAAGATAAGGACGGAGGAATTTTGCTAGCTGCCTGGTAAACTGGTTTTCATTCAAATCCCCAGTCTGGTTACAAATCCCTAAAACAGCCCGCGCGATGCGGTTATTATTCTTAGTTGTTAATGCAAGAATAACTTCCGCAATACCATCTGCCATCACCGGGGTTAACCGCCCCATCATCCCGAAGTCGAGATAAGTTAGTCGGTATGGTGGTAATTCCTCTAATTGGCGATACGAAACCTGACGGCTCCCTACTCGTTTATCAACCTGCCTGGTTATCTTTTGTTCACCACTTTGACCAGGACTAAATAAGATGTTTCCTGGATGTGGATCGGCATGGAAAAAGTGGTCAACAAAAACCTGCTTCATGAAGTTTCGTACGAGCGCCTCCGCAAGGTACCTATTGCGTTTAATAACTGCTTCATCATCGCTCTTTTTGAATAAAGTACGAATACTTTCTCCTGTCATCGCCTGATTTACCAGGACTTGTGGTGCACAGTCAGTCAAATAGACCTTAGGTACTTGAAAAATTCCATCCCCATTATTCAGGTGGTAAAACTCGGCCCCATTTTGCGCCTCTTTAAGGGTGTCAATTTCACTAAGAAGAGACCGGCTGAGTTCATCTAGCGTCTTGTCCAGGTCCACCACCATTTTCCCGGTGGGCACATACTTTAATAATTTAATTGCCTGCCGTAACAATGCCAAATCAGTGTTAACTAACTGGGTAACCGTTGGGTGTTGGACCTTAACGACCACAGCCGTCCCATCAAATAATGTCGCGTGATGAACCTGGCCGATTGATGCTGAGGCAAAGGGGTGGCGGTCGAAATTAACGAAGGTTGTGGCGATTTTCTTCCCGGTTGCCGCCTCAAAGGTATGCTCAACGCTACTAAAGGGGTCCGCGGTGACCTGATCCTGCAGTTTCCGTAAAGCTTTAACGTATTCAGGGGAAACTAAGTCTGGTCGTGTCGACAGAATTTGCCCCAACTTGACAAAGGTTGGACCCAGCTCCTGCAAGGCAGCACAGATTGCTTCTGGATTTCCCTGCCGATAAAAGTTAGACAAAAAGTGGTACTTTCGCATCACTGCCACAATTTCTTTTAACCGGGTCGTTTTTTTAACTGCCTCGTGCTGATTTCCCATTAAATTCACCCCATTAATGTAATTAAACTAATTTTACCGCACTTTTTTACTAAATAGTTGGTCACCTAAAAAGTGAATTGATACAATAGATATGAAAATAGAAATGAAAGCCTAGGTGAAGTTTGTAATATGGATGCACTATGGTCATCTTATTGGTTTAGATTAGTTGTTATTATATTGATTCTTCTTCTTGCGGCCCTCTTCACGCTGCTAGAATACTCAGTTGTTAAGGTTCGGCCCAGCGAACTAGCCGAACTCCGCCAGACACGGAAAGTCAAGCGAGCAATTCACATGGTCAATAACCTGAACGAGTACCTATCAACTGCCCAGGTTGGTGTTACCATGACGTCGCTGATTTTAGGGTGGATTGGTGATGAGTTCATTACTGACTTACTTATGAAGATTCACTTGATTCCCGAAAGCGTGTTGAAACCACTGGCGCCAGTTATCGGTGTTCTGATCTTCACCTTCTTCCACGCCGTCTTTACTGATTTGGTTCCTAAGAACATGGCAATTGACCGCCCGGTACCGATCCTTTTAGCAATTGTTCACCCCGTTCAGTTCTTCCACACGATCTTTTACCCATTCGTATGGTTGTTCGCGGTGGCTGCTGCAGGGGTCACTAAGCTATTAGGATTTAACGTTCAGCCTGAAGAAGATACTTATTCGCAAAATGAAATTGTGACCCTTTCTCGTCAGTCTGAAAAGGCGGGTGAAATGGATAAAGAGGATGTTCTTTTCATGCAGCGAGCATTTGAAATGAATGATAAGGTTGCCGGAGATATCATGATTGACCGGACCCAGCTGGCCGTCATTGATATTCAAGCTTCAATTGAAGACGCCGCTAAGCTTTACTTTGAAAAGAAGTTTACCCGGGTCCCCGTTGTTGCGAATAATGATAAAGACCACATCTTAGGGTACATCTTCTCCTACGATGTGATGCGGCAAAACCAAATCAATCCCCAGCAGTCAATTCGAACAATTATGCGGCGAATCCCCATCGTTTATGAGAATGAACCCATCACCAGTGTCCTGCAAACCATGGTTAAGAAGCAGGTTCCAATCGTTGTTGTCCAGGATGAGTACGGTGGTACTTCTGGTATTATTACAGATAAGGATATTTATGAAGAACTCTTTGGTACCGTGGGCGAAGAAATTGACCATGCCACTTCTGACATGATTGAAAAGAAGGATCCCGATGCCAAAGGGAATCCAACCTATGAAGTATCTGGGAAGATGCCGCTTGACGACTTTGAACGATACTTCCACACTAAAATCGCTCAGTTTGAAAAGTCTGAAGTTACAACGTTGACCGGTTTCTTTTTGGAACGTCAGTATGATTTAAAGGTTGGTCAGCCGATTCGGGTGGACAACTTCTCCTTCACACCTTTAGACCTGCAAAACTCTTATGTTAAGAAGTTCAAGGTCGTTTATATAAAGCTGAAGAAAAAATCTCAGGCTGATGATGATAACGACGATCAGAAGAAAGAAGAAAAATAGCTTAAATACTAAAAGATCCGTAGCGCTCATTAAGTTGAACGCTGCGGATCTTTTATATTGCATTTTATTTTCAAATCAGGTGGACACCCTTATCAACATAAATAATGTCACCAACAACCCCCGTGGATAAATTACTCATCAAAAAGGCGCAAGCATCACCAATTTCTTCGAGGGTAACACTTTGGTTATCGACTGTCCGCTCTTTTGAAATCTTCAAAAGATTAGAATGACCACCAATCCCGGTGACCGCTAGTGTTTTCATTGCTCCAGCAGAAATAGCATTAACCCGGACGCCGTATTCACCCATATCCCGGGCCAAGTACCGGACATTGGCTTCCAGGGCCGCCTTGGCAACGCCCATTACATTGTAGCCCGGGATTGCCCGTTCTGAGCCAAAATATGTCAGAGTGACAATGCTAGCGGGGTCATTTAGGAGGTCTAAATCATGCGCACACTTTGCAACTGCCAGAAGTGAATATGCGGAAACATCCTGGGCAAGTGCGTAGCCCGCCCGCGTTGTTGAAAGGATTGAACCGTTCAACTCTTCCTTTTTGGCAAAGGCAATGGCGTGAACAATACCGTCAACCTTGCCAAAATCACTTTTGATTTTTTGAAAAGCAGTCGAAATACTGTCGTCGCTTGACACATCACATTCAATCAGGTAATCATCGTCATTGACTAGTCGACTAACGCTTTTCTTCATCCGTTCATTTTGGTAGGTATAAATGATTTCGGCTCCTTGCTTAGCCATTTCTTGGGCACATCCCCACGCAATTGAACGCCGGTTTGCAACCCCCATCACAATAATTTTCTTTTGATCTAAAATTCCCATTCTTTTTTCTCGCTCCTCTTAAAATTTCCGATACCGTTTTTGGCGCCTTTGCAAAAGCTCCGCACCAGAAAATTCATTCAACTTTTTTAACCGCTTAGAAAGGACATCGCGAATTTCAGCCGTAACTTGCTGGTGATCAGCTGGTTCGGGAATAATGCCTTCGATTACCCGCTTTCTTAAAAGGTCGCTAGGCGTCAGTTGCATAATTTCCGCTGCTTCGTCACTGCGACTACTATCTTTCCACAGGATTGAAGCAAAACCTTCTGGAGATAAAATCGAATAAGTGCTATTTTCTAGCATCCAGACCTCATCACCACAGGCCAACGCTAAAGCACCCCCACTACCGCCTTCACCAAAGATAACGGTGATGATGGGTGTTGGCAACTGACTAATCTGTAACAAGTTGTCCGCAATGGCGGCACCTTGTCCATCCTCTTCGGCTGATTGGCCAGGATAAGCACCCGGAGTGTTTACAAAAAAAAGAACCGGCCGGTGAAACTTGGCCGCCTGTTTAGCTAATCGTAATGCTTTACGATAACCACTAGGGGTGGGGCAACCGAAGTGGGTTGCGACCCGTTCTTCAATTGCTGTTCCGCGGTCGGTGGCAATGACGGTTACCGGTTGATGAGCAAAAGTAGCTAGACCACCAACGATTGCCGGATCATCGCCGCCACAACGATCACCATGAAGTTGAATAAAATTAGGAAATAATTGCGTAATAAGTTCTTTTGTAGTGATTTTTTGCTTGCTCCGGGCAGCAGCAACCACTGCTGCTGCATTATTCTTCGTGATTTCTGCCACCTCCCAACTTTAGTAACCGGTATAATTCCGCTTTTTCATCTTCTCGTCGTACTATCCGGTCGATAAAACCGTGTTTGACCAAGTTCTCGGCATCCTGGAGGTCCTTAGGGATCTTTTGCTGAATGGTTTGTTCAATGACCCGGCGACCGGCAAAGCCAACTAGGGCATGGGGCTCAGCAATGGTAATATCACCTTGCATCGCGAAGCTAGCAGTAACCCCACCCGTCGTGGGATCCGTTAAAACCACAATGTACAAGAGTCCCGCCGCCGAATGTTGTGCCACCGCATTTGAAATCTTGGCCATTTGCATTAACGACATAATGCCTTCCTGCATCCGGGCACCACCAGAAGCCGTCCACAAAACGACGGGTAATCGTTGTGCCGTCGCACGTTCAAACATCCGGGTGATCTTTTCACCCGTTACCGTTCCTAAAGAACCCATGATAAAGGTAGGGTCCATTACGCCAAACGCAAAGTGCATATCTTTAATGCTTGCTTCTCCGGTCAAAACTGAATCGTTTAACCCCGTTTTGGCTTGGCAGGCCACCAGCTTCTTCTTGTAGCCTGGGAAACTTAGCGGATCGTCAGAAGTCAGCTGCTCATCGAGGTCAGAAAAATGATCAACCGCCCATTTCAAACGCTGGTGCGCGCTGATTCGAAATCCATAGTGACAGGACGGGCAGGTCGCGTATTGGTCAATTTGCTTAGATAGGACCGTGGCCCCACACTTTGGGCACTTTCGCCAAAGGCCATTTGGTACCTTCGAGTCTGCTTGCTTATCAGCCTTCACATGCTGGGCCGATAGTGTGTTATCTTGCTCATAGAGTTTCATTATGTTCCTGCCCTCCTTTCCAACGTGGCATAAACGTCTTTTCTAAGTAGGTCGTGGTAAAGTGACCATCTAAAAATCCAGGATCATTAAGGATTGCTAAATGGAAGTTTTGGTTCGTATGAATTCCCATAATTACCATCTCGTTTAAAAGACGCTTTAATTTTTCAACTGCTTCTTGCCGATTATGACCATGGGCGATCACCTTCGCAATCATGGAATCATAAAATGGCGTGACCGTTGTTCCCGGGTAAAGGGCCGTATCAATCCGCATCCCGAGGTTGCCCACTGGCAGGTAAAGGTAATTGACCTTCCCAGTTGAAGGCATGAAGTTTTTTGCCGGGTCTTCGGCATTAATCCGGCATTCAATTGCGACCCCGTTCAAACGGATATCATCCTGTTTAAATGGCAACGGCTGCCCGTCAGCAACTTTTAACTGTGCTTTAACAAGGTCAATTCCCGTAACCATTTCCGTAACGGTGTGCTCAACCTGAATCCGGGTGTTCATTTCCATAAAGTAAAAATGATGGTCCTTATCCATTAAGAATTCAAGCGTCCCCGTGTTCAAATAGTCAATAGCATTCACAGCCCGGAGAGCAATTTTACCAAGTGCGGCCCGCTGCTTTGGTGTAATCAGGCAGCAGGGGCTTTCTTCAAGGACCTTCTGCTTATTACGTTGCAATGAACAATCCCGTTCAGGAAAGTAAACTGCATGGCCAAACTGGTCCCGAAAGGCCTGAACTTCGATGTGCTTAACGTCGGTCATGATCTTTTCCAAATACATCCGATCATCATTAAATGACAGGCGGGCCTCATTTTGAGCATCACTAAAGGACCGCTCCATCTGGTCAGGACTATCGACCCGGCGAATACCTTTTCCGCCACCCCCGGCAGCCGCTTTTAACAGGACCGGATAACCAATCTTCTTTGCAACCTGTTCCGCCGCCCGATAATCACGAATGTAACCGTCACTGCCAGGAATAACTGGAACACCACACTTCTTCATTTGGACACGGGCGTGCTCCTTATTCCCCATCAGGTCAATCGTCTCAGAACGCGGACCAATAAACGTGATGCCACATTCAGCACACATTTCTGCAAACTCGGCATTCTCAGAAAGAAAGCCAAAGCCAGGATGGATTGCCTCCGCACCGGTACCGACTGCAGCCGCCAAGACATTTTGCATATTTAAGTATGAATCCTGTGGCCGTGCCGTCCCGACACAAACCGCCTCATCTGCTAACTGAACATGGAGACTTTCCCGGTCAGCGGTTGAGTAAATTGCCACCGAATTTATTCCTAATTCCCGGAGTGAACGGATAATCCGCACAGCGATTTCACCCCGGTTAGCAACCAATACCTTCGAAAACATTCAACTCACCTAGCCAATCATAAAGGTCATTTCAGCGGTACATGCCCGTTTGCCATCTACCAAGGCGGTTCCTTTTCCTTCGCCGATATTGCCCCGAATTTTAGTTAGTTCAACC contains these protein-coding regions:
- a CDS encoding PTS transporter subunit IIC, whose product is MDLLEFVDHFFNAFGATIVVPIMIFIIALLLRLPFKRALLSGIYAGVGLTGFSWIIGMFTPVVTKIIHQMVNNSEIKLPVVDIGWQAGALASFGSSVGLSFFVFGLIAEFILFAVGVTKVFMPSNLWNNFGFMIWGTLAYYVTDNYWLSIGLSFFILLYTLLLAEVQADCWSSYYKINNATVCAAQNIVQTIPAIILDPLWNILKLNRIKSTPQHLQQRLGLLGEPTSLGALLGLLIGILANLPRLASYTAWGQILRFAIQLSAVMTIFPLVTDVFAQAFKPLAESIDQQRLKRENDEKGSADPVDDRKRWFLAVDDGVGYGEPATIIAGVILIPIMVAIAFILPGNRSLPVVDLIALPFMIESIVAITNGNILKVIANGIVWFSIGLYCSSWLGHIYTGAITHYGAAIPAGIVLVTSFNLMARPLNALVFAAFISRNPIWIALCIVIYLVLLFALRRYRPQVWRYLRKRAALNGGTKN
- a CDS encoding VOC family protein; the encoded protein is MKMRRIDHIVLTVSDLEESMRFYHEVFDMPVIDKQSNDHLITLRCGHQLIRLQKGDRPTNLKAAKPAIGAADFCIVAGDKLNDIIHHLKSYYIDVIEGPVEKHGSEGAMTSIYVHDPDNNLIEIAVYKNK
- a CDS encoding YdcF family protein; this translates as MNNDMEVILIALMTAFVWGTTIFLVLVRHFDNQQTILRYNFWITFLMVVNIMVCLPALFLVNQQELSWLGNLAWLLSFGTDTLITAGLVIFILISWSWHYQRLPVNFDFLVVLGAGLNKGRVPPVLAARLERAYLLWHSNSTAKVIVTGGRVHQDEISEAVAMAAYLRKRGIPSKQIICEEAALNTWQNLRNCAKIINKKWTGAAMPQVVVVTSSFHVLRAKSYGHRLGLHFNFTGAPTPWPYLPLTTIRDYLGNIRDHRYFATMILLIVLLIIGVILY
- a CDS encoding AarF/ABC1/UbiB kinase family protein; this translates as MGNQHEAVKKTTRLKEIVAVMRKYHFLSNFYRQGNPEAICAALQELGPTFVKLGQILSTRPDLVSPEYVKALRKLQDQVTADPFSSVEHTFEAATGKKIATTFVNFDRHPFASASIGQVHHATLFDGTAVVVKVQHPTVTQLVNTDLALLRQAIKLLKYVPTGKMVVDLDKTLDELSRSLLSEIDTLKEAQNGAEFYHLNNGDGIFQVPKVYLTDCAPQVLVNQAMTGESIRTLFKKSDDEAVIKRNRYLAEALVRNFMKQVFVDHFFHADPHPGNILFSPGQSGEQKITRQVDKRVGSRQVSYRQLEELPPYRLTYLDFGMMGRLTPVMADGIAEVILALTTKNNNRIARAVLGICNQTGDLNENQFTRQLAKFLRPYLAEGVGQIDFANMLYRIIQLCQKNNLQIKPEVTLLIKAFGTLESTVAKLDPDISMMAVARPFGIAYLKRKLNARNLVDDSIFQSIATLQSINKLPEKIDTALEAFSNGDIEIKLRYKEQSKLLKQVERITNRFLVVIILAAVILGSSLLVENSTQHPHIYHLGVTGYAISIAVIIILLVSELVHRFRRWRNQNK
- a CDS encoding hemolysin family protein — encoded protein: MDALWSSYWFRLVVIILILLLAALFTLLEYSVVKVRPSELAELRQTRKVKRAIHMVNNLNEYLSTAQVGVTMTSLILGWIGDEFITDLLMKIHLIPESVLKPLAPVIGVLIFTFFHAVFTDLVPKNMAIDRPVPILLAIVHPVQFFHTIFYPFVWLFAVAAAGVTKLLGFNVQPEEDTYSQNEIVTLSRQSEKAGEMDKEDVLFMQRAFEMNDKVAGDIMIDRTQLAVIDIQASIEDAAKLYFEKKFTRVPVVANNDKDHILGYIFSYDVMRQNQINPQQSIRTIMRRIPIVYENEPITSVLQTMVKKQVPIVVVQDEYGGTSGIITDKDIYEELFGTVGEEIDHATSDMIEKKDPDAKGNPTYEVSGKMPLDDFERYFHTKIAQFEKSEVTTLTGFFLERQYDLKVGQPIRVDNFSFTPLDLQNSYVKKFKVVYIKLKKKSQADDDNDDQKKEEK
- the fabI gene encoding enoyl-ACP reductase FabI; translation: MGILDQKKIIVMGVANRRSIAWGCAQEMAKQGAEIIYTYQNERMKKSVSRLVNDDDYLIECDVSSDDSISTAFQKIKSDFGKVDGIVHAIAFAKKEELNGSILSTTRAGYALAQDVSAYSLLAVAKCAHDLDLLNDPASIVTLTYFGSERAIPGYNVMGVAKAALEANVRYLARDMGEYGVRVNAISAGAMKTLAVTGIGGHSNLLKISKERTVDNQSVTLEEIGDACAFLMSNLSTGVVGDIIYVDKGVHLI
- the accA gene encoding carboxyltransferase subunit alpha, with amino-acid sequence MTKNNAAAVVAAARSKQKITTKELITQLFPNFIQLHGDRCGGDDPAIVGGLATFAHQPVTVIATDRGTAIEERVATHFGCPTPSGYRKALRLAKQAAKFHRPVLFFVNTPGAYPGQSAEEDGQGAAIADNLLQISQLPTPIITVIFGEGGSGGALALACGDEVWMLENSTYSILSPEGFASILWKDSSRSDEAAEIMQLTPSDLLRKRVIEGIIPEPADHQQVTAEIRDVLSKRLKKLNEFSGAELLQRRQKRYRKF
- the accD gene encoding acetyl-CoA carboxylase, carboxyltransferase subunit beta → MKLYEQDNTLSAQHVKADKQADSKVPNGLWRKCPKCGATVLSKQIDQYATCPSCHYGFRISAHQRLKWAVDHFSDLDEQLTSDDPLSFPGYKKKLVACQAKTGLNDSVLTGEASIKDMHFAFGVMDPTFIMGSLGTVTGEKITRMFERATAQRLPVVLWTASGGARMQEGIMSLMQMAKISNAVAQHSAAGLLYIVVLTDPTTGGVTASFAMQGDITIAEPHALVGFAGRRVIEQTIQQKIPKDLQDAENLVKHGFIDRIVRREDEKAELYRLLKLGGGRNHEE
- the accC gene encoding acetyl-CoA carboxylase biotin carboxylase subunit, which codes for MFSKVLVANRGEIAVRIIRSLRELGINSVAIYSTADRESLHVQLADEAVCVGTARPQDSYLNMQNVLAAAVGTGAEAIHPGFGFLSENAEFAEMCAECGITFIGPRSETIDLMGNKEHARVQMKKCGVPVIPGSDGYIRDYRAAEQVAKKIGYPVLLKAAAGGGGKGIRRVDSPDQMERSFSDAQNEARLSFNDDRMYLEKIMTDVKHIEVQAFRDQFGHAVYFPERDCSLQRNKQKVLEESPCCLITPKQRAALGKIALRAVNAIDYLNTGTLEFLMDKDHHFYFMEMNTRIQVEHTVTEMVTGIDLVKAQLKVADGQPLPFKQDDIRLNGVAIECRINAEDPAKNFMPSTGKVNYLYLPVGNLGMRIDTALYPGTTVTPFYDSMIAKVIAHGHNRQEAVEKLKRLLNEMVIMGIHTNQNFHLAILNDPGFLDGHFTTTYLEKTFMPRWKGGQEHNETL